A genomic segment from Mastomys coucha isolate ucsf_1 unplaced genomic scaffold, UCSF_Mcou_1 pScaffold7, whole genome shotgun sequence encodes:
- the H1-6 gene encoding histone H1t encodes MSETAPAASSTLVPAPVEKPSSKRGGKKPGLATARKPRGFSVSKLIPEALSMSQERTGMSLAALKKALAAAGYDVEKNNSRIKLALKRLVNKGVLVQTKGTGASGSFKLSKKAASGNDKGKGKKSASAKAKKLGLSRASRSPKSSKTKVVKKPKATPTKASGSRRKTKGAKGVQQRKSPAKARAANPSSGKAKMVMQKTDLRKTAGRK; translated from the coding sequence ATGTCTGAAACCGCCCCTGCGGCATCAAGTACCCTTGTTCCAGCTCCTGTGGAGAAGCCTTCATctaaaaggggagggaagaagccTGGCCTGGCCACTGCTCGCAAACCTCGGGGTTTCTCAGTTTCCAAGTTGATTCCCGAGGCCCTTTCCATGTCTCAGGAACGGACAGGAATGTCCCTTGCTGCCCTGAAGAAGGCCCTGGCTGCGGCCGGCTATGACGTGGAGAAGAACAACAGCCGCATCAAGCTGGCCCTCAAGAGACTCGTGAATAAGGGAGTCCTGGTGCAGACCAAGGGCACCGGCGCCTCCGGCTCCTTCAAGCTCAGCAAGAAGGCGGCTTCTGGGAATGACAAGGGCAAGGGCAAGAAATCTGCTTCTGCCAAGGCTAAGAAGCTGGGCTTGTCCAGGGCCTCGAGATCTCCCAAGAGTAGCAAGACCAAGGTTGTCAAGAAGCCGAAGGCCACGCCTACGAAGGCTTCTGGGagcagaaggaagaccaaaggggcCAAGGGTGTGCAGCAGCGCAAAAGCCCCGCCAAGGCGAGGGCAGCCaaccccagctctgggaaggcaaAGATGGTCATGCAGAAGACCGATCTGAGGAAGACAGCAGGGAGGAAGTAA
- the LOC116082027 gene encoding histone H4: MSGRGKGGKGLGKGGAKRHRKVLRDNIQGITKPAIRRLARRGGVKRISGLIYEETRGVLKVFLENVIRDAVTYTEHAKRKTVTAMDVVYALKRQGRTLYGFGG, from the coding sequence ATGTCTGGACGTGGTAAGGGTGGTAAAGGTCTGGGGAAAGGCGGCGCCAAGCGCCACCGCAAAGTCCTGCGGGACAACATCCAGGGCATCACCAAGCCCGCCATCCGCCGCCTGGCCCGGCGCGGAGGAGTGAAGCGCATCTCCGGCCTCATCTACGAGGAGACCCGCGGTGTGCTGAAGGTGTTCCTGGAGAACGTGATCCGCGACGCCGTCACCTACACGGAGCACGCCAAGCGCAAGACCGTCACCGCCATGGACGTTGTCTACGCGCTCAAGCGCCAGGGCCGCACCCTCTACGGCTTCGGCGGTTAA